From one Bos indicus x Bos taurus breed Angus x Brahman F1 hybrid chromosome 7, Bos_hybrid_MaternalHap_v2.0, whole genome shotgun sequence genomic stretch:
- the CDC23 gene encoding cell division cycle protein 23 homolog isoform X2 — MAASSSIVSVAPTASSVPVLPSSCDFSNLREIKKQLLLIAGLTRERGLLHSSKWSAELAFSLPALPLSELQPPPPITEEDAQDMDAYTLAKAYFDVKEYDRAAHFLHGCNSKKAYFLYMYSRYLSGEKKKDDETVDSLGPLEKGQVKNEALRELRVELSKKHQARELDGFGLYLYGVVLRKLDLVKEAIDVFVEATHVLPLHWGAWLELCNLITDKEMLKFLSLPDTWMKEFFLAHIYTELQLIEEALQKYQNLIDVGFSKSSYIVSQIAVAYHNIRDIDKALSIFNELRKQDPYRIENMDTFSNLLYVRSMKSELSYLAHNLCEIDKYRVETCCVIGNYYSLRSQHEKAALYFQRALKLNPRYLGAWTLMGHEYMEMKNTSAAIQAYRHAIEVNKRDYRAWYGLGQTYEILKMPFYCLYYYRRAHQLRPNDSRMLVALGECYEKLNQLVEAKKCYWRAYAVGDVEKMALVKLAKLHEQLTESEQAAQCYIKYIQDIYSCGEIVEHLEESTAFRYLAQYYFKCKLWDEASACAQKCCAFNDGGGDDRAV; from the exons ATGGCTGCGAGCTCCTCTATAGTGTCGGTGGCCCCGACGGCTTCCTCGGTGCCGGTCCTGCCATCCAGCTGCGATTTCTCAAATTTGCGGGAAATTAAAAAGCAGCTGCTACTTATCGCGGGCCTCACCCGGGAGCGAGGCCTACTGCACAGTAGCAAGTG GTCTGCGGAGTTGGCCTTCTCCCTCCCGGCATTGCCTCTGTCTGAGCTGCAGCCGCCGCCGCCTATTACAGAG GAAGATGCCCAGGATATGGATGCTTATACCCTGGCCAAGGCCTACTTTGATGTTAAAGAGTATGATCGGGCAGCACATTTCCTGCATGGCTGCAATAGCAAGAAAGCCTATTTTCTGTACATGTATTCTAGATATCTG TCTGGAGAAAAGAAGAAGGATGATGAAACAGTTGATAGCTTAG GCCCTCTGGAGAAAGGTCAAGTGAAAAATGAGGCTCTTAGAGAATTGAGAGTGGAGCTCAGCAAAAAACACCAGGCTCGGGAACTTGATGGCTTTGGCCTTTATCT GTATGGTGTGGTGCTTCGAAAGCTGGACTTAGTGAAAGAGGCCATCGATGTGTTTGTGGAGGCTACTCATGTTTTGCCTTTGCACTGGGGAGCCTGGCTAGAACTCTGTAACTTGATTACTGACAAAGAGATG CTGAAGTTCCTGTCTTTGCCAGACACCTGGATGAAAGAGTTTTTTCTGGCCCATATATACACAGAGTTGCAGTTGATAGAGGAGGCCCTGCAAAAATATCAGAATCTCATTGATGTGGGCTTCTCTAAGAGCTCATATATTGTTTCCCAAATTGCAGTTGCCTATCACAATATCAGAG ATATTGACAAAGCCCTCTCTATTTTTAATGAGCTAAGGAAACAAGACCCTTACAGGATTGAAAATATGGACACATTCTCCAACCTTCTTTATGTCAGG agcaTGAAATCTGAGTTGAGTTATCTGGCTCACAACCTCTGTGAGATTGATAAATATCGTGTAGAAACATGCTGTGTAATTG gcAATTATTATAGTTTGCGTTCTCAACATGAGAAAGCAGCCTTGTATTTCCAGAGAGCCTTGAAATTGAATCCTCGGTATCTTGGGGCCTGGACGCTAATGGGACATGAGTACATGGAAATGAAGAATACGTCTGCTGCTATTCAGGCTTATAG GCATGCTATTGAGGTCAATAAGCGGGACTACAGAGCCTGGTATGGCCTTGGGCAGACCTATGAAATCCTTAAGATGCCGTTTTATTGCCTTTATTATTATAGACGGGCCCACCAGCTTCG GCCCAATGATTCTCGTATGCTGGTTGCTTTAGGAGAATGTTATGAGAAACTTAATCAACTAGTGGAAGCCAAAAAG TGCTATTGGAGAGCTTATGCCGTGGGAGATGTGGAAAAGATGGCTCTGGTAAAACTGGCAAA GCTTCATGAACAGTTGACTGAGTCAGAACAGGCAGCCCAGTGTTACATCAAGTATATCCAAGATATCTATTCATGTGGG GAAATAGTGGAACACTTGGAGGAGAGCACTGCTTTCCGCTATCTGGCCCAGTACTATTTTAAGTGCAAGCTGTGGGATGAAGCTTCAGCTTGTGCTCAGAAGTGTTGTGCATTCAATGAT
- the CDC23 gene encoding cell division cycle protein 23 homolog isoform X1: protein MAASSSIVSVAPTASSVPVLPSSCDFSNLREIKKQLLLIAGLTRERGLLHSSKWSAELAFSLPALPLSELQPPPPITEEDAQDMDAYTLAKAYFDVKEYDRAAHFLHGCNSKKAYFLYMYSRYLSGEKKKDDETVDSLGPLEKGQVKNEALRELRVELSKKHQARELDGFGLYLYGVVLRKLDLVKEAIDVFVEATHVLPLHWGAWLELCNLITDKEMLKFLSLPDTWMKEFFLAHIYTELQLIEEALQKYQNLIDVGFSKSSYIVSQIAVAYHNIRDIDKALSIFNELRKQDPYRIENMDTFSNLLYVRSMKSELSYLAHNLCEIDKYRVETCCVIGNYYSLRSQHEKAALYFQRALKLNPRYLGAWTLMGHEYMEMKNTSAAIQAYRHAIEVNKRDYRAWYGLGQTYEILKMPFYCLYYYRRAHQLRPNDSRMLVALGECYEKLNQLVEAKKCYWRAYAVGDVEKMALVKLAKLHEQLTESEQAAQCYIKYIQDIYSCGEIVEHLEESTAFRYLAQYYFKCKLWDEASACAQKCCAFNDTREEGKALLRQILQLRNQGETPSTEIPAPFFLPASLSANNTPTRRVSPLNLSSVTP from the exons ATGGCTGCGAGCTCCTCTATAGTGTCGGTGGCCCCGACGGCTTCCTCGGTGCCGGTCCTGCCATCCAGCTGCGATTTCTCAAATTTGCGGGAAATTAAAAAGCAGCTGCTACTTATCGCGGGCCTCACCCGGGAGCGAGGCCTACTGCACAGTAGCAAGTG GTCTGCGGAGTTGGCCTTCTCCCTCCCGGCATTGCCTCTGTCTGAGCTGCAGCCGCCGCCGCCTATTACAGAG GAAGATGCCCAGGATATGGATGCTTATACCCTGGCCAAGGCCTACTTTGATGTTAAAGAGTATGATCGGGCAGCACATTTCCTGCATGGCTGCAATAGCAAGAAAGCCTATTTTCTGTACATGTATTCTAGATATCTG TCTGGAGAAAAGAAGAAGGATGATGAAACAGTTGATAGCTTAG GCCCTCTGGAGAAAGGTCAAGTGAAAAATGAGGCTCTTAGAGAATTGAGAGTGGAGCTCAGCAAAAAACACCAGGCTCGGGAACTTGATGGCTTTGGCCTTTATCT GTATGGTGTGGTGCTTCGAAAGCTGGACTTAGTGAAAGAGGCCATCGATGTGTTTGTGGAGGCTACTCATGTTTTGCCTTTGCACTGGGGAGCCTGGCTAGAACTCTGTAACTTGATTACTGACAAAGAGATG CTGAAGTTCCTGTCTTTGCCAGACACCTGGATGAAAGAGTTTTTTCTGGCCCATATATACACAGAGTTGCAGTTGATAGAGGAGGCCCTGCAAAAATATCAGAATCTCATTGATGTGGGCTTCTCTAAGAGCTCATATATTGTTTCCCAAATTGCAGTTGCCTATCACAATATCAGAG ATATTGACAAAGCCCTCTCTATTTTTAATGAGCTAAGGAAACAAGACCCTTACAGGATTGAAAATATGGACACATTCTCCAACCTTCTTTATGTCAGG agcaTGAAATCTGAGTTGAGTTATCTGGCTCACAACCTCTGTGAGATTGATAAATATCGTGTAGAAACATGCTGTGTAATTG gcAATTATTATAGTTTGCGTTCTCAACATGAGAAAGCAGCCTTGTATTTCCAGAGAGCCTTGAAATTGAATCCTCGGTATCTTGGGGCCTGGACGCTAATGGGACATGAGTACATGGAAATGAAGAATACGTCTGCTGCTATTCAGGCTTATAG GCATGCTATTGAGGTCAATAAGCGGGACTACAGAGCCTGGTATGGCCTTGGGCAGACCTATGAAATCCTTAAGATGCCGTTTTATTGCCTTTATTATTATAGACGGGCCCACCAGCTTCG GCCCAATGATTCTCGTATGCTGGTTGCTTTAGGAGAATGTTATGAGAAACTTAATCAACTAGTGGAAGCCAAAAAG TGCTATTGGAGAGCTTATGCCGTGGGAGATGTGGAAAAGATGGCTCTGGTAAAACTGGCAAA GCTTCATGAACAGTTGACTGAGTCAGAACAGGCAGCCCAGTGTTACATCAAGTATATCCAAGATATCTATTCATGTGGG GAAATAGTGGAACACTTGGAGGAGAGCACTGCTTTCCGCTATCTGGCCCAGTACTATTTTAAGTGCAAGCTGTGGGATGAAGCTTCAGCTTGTGCTCAGAAGTGTTGTGCATTCAATGAT ACCCGGGAAGAAGGTAAGGCCTTGCTCAGGCAAATCCTACAGCTTCGGAACCAAGGCGAGACTCCCTCCACTGAGATACCTGCTCCCTTTTTCCTCCCTGCCTCACTGTCTGCTAACAACACTCCCACACGCAGAGTTTCTCCACTCAACCTGTCTTCAGTCACGCCATAG